In Microbacterium cremeum, a genomic segment contains:
- the galK gene encoding galactokinase: protein MTTTDTRSADAARALFAERFGAEAAGTWSAPGRVNLIGEHTDYNDGFVLPFAIQHRTHVALGARDDGRIRVVSAFDAQVVDVALDELDALFPERRDSLPEWARYPLGVAWALLAASGTAPSSAIGVDLAFASDVPVGAGLSSSAAIEGATAVALAETWGLDLDRVALAKAGRRAENEAVGAPTGIMDQMASMLGRTDSAIFLDCRSLETQVVDLGFADAGLELVVIDTGVKHSHATGGYGERRAACERGAAALGVPALRDVTLGDLPRLADLVDDVTFRRVRHVVTENQRVLDTVRTLREQGPAAIGDLLVASHASMRDDFEISVPELDTAVESALAAGAVGARMTGGGFGGAAIALVAHDRVQTVTDAATAAFEASGFAAPTIFTVAPSPGAARDA from the coding sequence GTGACCACGACCGACACCCGCTCCGCCGATGCCGCCCGGGCGCTGTTCGCCGAGCGCTTCGGGGCCGAGGCCGCCGGGACGTGGTCGGCGCCGGGCCGTGTGAACCTCATCGGCGAGCACACCGACTACAACGACGGGTTCGTGCTGCCGTTCGCGATCCAGCACCGCACGCATGTGGCGCTGGGCGCGCGCGACGACGGCCGCATCCGCGTCGTCTCGGCGTTCGATGCCCAGGTCGTCGACGTGGCGCTCGATGAGCTCGACGCCCTCTTCCCCGAGCGGCGCGACAGCCTGCCGGAGTGGGCCCGCTATCCCCTGGGCGTGGCGTGGGCGCTGCTCGCGGCATCCGGAACCGCCCCCTCGTCGGCGATCGGCGTCGACCTCGCGTTCGCCTCCGACGTCCCCGTCGGGGCCGGGCTGTCGTCGTCGGCCGCGATCGAGGGGGCCACCGCGGTCGCCCTCGCCGAGACGTGGGGACTGGACCTCGACCGGGTCGCACTCGCGAAGGCCGGCCGCCGCGCCGAGAACGAAGCCGTCGGCGCGCCCACGGGCATCATGGACCAGATGGCGTCGATGCTCGGCCGCACCGACTCGGCGATCTTCCTCGACTGCCGCTCGCTCGAGACGCAGGTCGTCGACCTCGGATTCGCGGATGCCGGCCTCGAGCTCGTCGTGATCGACACCGGTGTCAAGCACTCGCACGCGACCGGGGGCTACGGCGAGCGCCGAGCCGCGTGCGAGCGCGGCGCGGCGGCACTCGGCGTGCCGGCGCTGCGAGACGTGACCCTCGGCGACCTGCCGCGACTCGCCGACCTCGTCGACGACGTGACCTTCCGCCGCGTGCGGCACGTCGTCACCGAGAACCAGCGCGTGCTCGACACGGTCCGCACGCTCCGCGAGCAGGGCCCTGCCGCGATCGGCGACCTCCTGGTCGCCTCGCACGCGTCGATGCGCGACGACTTCGAGATCTCGGTGCCCGAGCTCGACACCGCCGTCGAGTCCGCACTCGCGGCGGGCGCCGTCGGCGCACGCATGACCGGCGGCGGCTTCGGCGGCGCGGCGATCGCACTCGTCGCGCACGACCGGGTGCAGACGGTGACGGATGCCGCGACCGCCGCATTCGAGGCATCCGGTTTCGCCGCCCCGACGATCTTCACCGTCGCACCCTCGCCCGGCGCCGCCCGCGACGCCTGA
- a CDS encoding ThuA domain-containing protein, with product MERTQAQPAPRAVIATGTGRYADPWHPFPATSARLAGALRDDGWDVTIEDDVDRALTRLDGVDLLVVNAGDPWRDGDTELAHRTDAAADAGLRSAIDRGIGIIAVHAALSTLRDHPAWREAIGGEWEPGRSWHPPLGDAHVRVVDAEHAVTAGVPGFDVLDERYSDLAVDDGSHVLAEHDVDGTAHAAVWVRERPTRAVVSSLGHDERAYDSPEHIALLQRAARWAGRV from the coding sequence ATGGAGCGAACGCAAGCCCAACCCGCGCCGCGCGCCGTCATCGCCACGGGCACGGGCCGGTACGCGGATCCGTGGCATCCGTTCCCCGCGACCTCCGCCCGCCTCGCCGGCGCGCTGCGCGACGACGGATGGGACGTGACGATCGAGGACGACGTCGACCGCGCTCTCACACGACTCGACGGCGTCGATCTGCTCGTGGTCAACGCGGGCGATCCGTGGCGCGACGGCGACACCGAGCTCGCGCATCGCACCGACGCGGCAGCGGATGCCGGCCTGCGGTCGGCGATCGACCGCGGTATCGGCATCATCGCGGTGCACGCCGCGCTCTCGACGCTGCGCGACCATCCGGCGTGGCGCGAGGCGATCGGGGGCGAGTGGGAACCCGGCCGGTCGTGGCATCCGCCTCTCGGCGACGCCCACGTGCGGGTGGTGGATGCCGAGCACGCCGTCACCGCGGGCGTGCCGGGCTTCGACGTTCTCGACGAGCGCTACAGCGACCTCGCGGTCGACGACGGGTCGCACGTGCTCGCCGAGCACGACGTCGACGGCACCGCCCACGCCGCGGTGTGGGTGCGCGAGCGCCCGACCCGCGCGGTCGTCTCCTCGCTCGGCCACGACGAGCGCGCGTACGACTCCCCCGAGCACATCGCACTGTTGCAGCGGGCCGCACGCTGGGCCGGAAGGGTGTGA
- a CDS encoding glycerate kinase, whose translation MTGTVVIAPDSFKGTIAAAAAAEAIAEGWRRERPSDDVRLLPMADGGEGTVDAFATAVPGARRMPVTVTGPEGAPVEASWVRLPPTADATADAPGGTGVVELASASGIELLGTPPRLRPFDAHTRGFGEAIAAALASGVSRLVLGIGSSASTDGGAGLLTALGARFTDASDSPIADGARGLATVSRADLSRLAPLPPQGATVLSDVTNPLLGEHGAAAVFGPQKGAATDDVAVLDAALARLASLLGADPDAPGAGAAGGAGFGLLAWGARLVPGSAAVAELIGLDDAVAAASVVVTGEGSYDGQSAAGKVPAHVGAVAAAAGVPVALVAGRIAPDADVAGFAATASLTELAGSSRGAMADPVRWLTEAGAALARSLSDG comes from the coding sequence ATGACCGGCACCGTCGTGATCGCCCCCGACTCCTTCAAGGGCACGATCGCGGCCGCGGCCGCAGCAGAGGCGATCGCCGAGGGGTGGCGCCGCGAGCGTCCGTCGGACGACGTGCGCCTCCTGCCGATGGCCGACGGCGGCGAAGGCACGGTGGACGCGTTCGCGACAGCCGTGCCCGGGGCCCGCCGAATGCCGGTCACCGTGACGGGGCCGGAGGGGGCGCCGGTCGAGGCATCCTGGGTCCGCCTCCCGCCGACGGCCGACGCGACGGCCGACGCGCCGGGTGGAACCGGCGTCGTCGAGCTCGCGAGCGCCAGCGGCATCGAACTGCTCGGCACGCCGCCGCGCCTGCGCCCGTTCGACGCGCACACGCGCGGATTCGGCGAGGCGATCGCGGCCGCCCTCGCGAGCGGGGTCTCGCGGCTGGTGCTGGGCATCGGGTCGAGTGCGTCGACCGACGGCGGGGCCGGCCTGCTGACGGCGCTGGGGGCGCGATTCACGGATGCCTCGGACTCGCCGATCGCCGACGGCGCGCGCGGGCTCGCCACGGTGTCGCGCGCCGACCTGTCGCGGCTCGCTCCGCTCCCGCCGCAGGGCGCGACGGTGCTCAGCGACGTGACGAACCCGCTCCTCGGCGAGCACGGCGCCGCCGCGGTGTTCGGACCGCAGAAGGGCGCGGCGACCGACGACGTCGCGGTTCTCGACGCCGCGCTCGCCCGGCTGGCGTCGCTGCTCGGCGCGGACCCGGACGCGCCCGGCGCGGGCGCCGCCGGAGGTGCCGGATTCGGTCTCCTGGCGTGGGGCGCCCGGCTCGTGCCCGGTTCGGCGGCGGTGGCCGAGCTCATCGGACTCGACGACGCGGTGGCCGCGGCATCCGTCGTCGTGACCGGCGAAGGGTCGTACGACGGGCAGTCCGCCGCGGGCAAGGTACCCGCCCACGTCGGCGCGGTGGCCGCGGCCGCGGGAGTGCCGGTCGCACTCGTGGCCGGGCGCATCGCCCCGGACGCCGACGTCGCGGGCTTCGCCGCGACGGCTTCGCTCACCGAGCTCGCAGGCTCGAGCCGGGGTGCGATGGCCGACCCCGTGCGCTGGCTCACCGAGGCCGGCGCCGCGCTCGCCCGGAGCCTCTCCGACGGCTGA
- a CDS encoding TetR/AcrR family transcriptional regulator, whose protein sequence is MAKKDDTRRALLHAALSLFGERGYDATTTAAIAARAGVTEMTLFRHFPTKASLVVDDPYDPLIAEAVRARPAAESPLRATMAGVLDAWGSVPPPDSAAVRERLRIVALTPSLGAALAAGSRATEDAIAGALADRTDAGSARIVAASVIAALNTALLAWSLGDDPDPGTALRAAAHAMDAG, encoded by the coding sequence ATGGCCAAGAAGGACGACACCCGTCGCGCGTTGCTGCACGCCGCGCTCTCGCTGTTCGGCGAGCGCGGCTATGACGCGACCACCACGGCCGCCATCGCGGCGCGCGCGGGCGTGACCGAGATGACGCTGTTCCGGCATTTCCCGACCAAGGCCTCGCTCGTCGTCGACGACCCGTACGATCCACTGATCGCCGAGGCCGTGCGTGCCCGTCCGGCGGCGGAGTCGCCGTTGCGCGCGACGATGGCGGGCGTGCTGGATGCGTGGGGCTCGGTCCCCCCGCCGGACTCCGCGGCCGTGCGCGAGCGCCTTCGCATCGTCGCGCTGACCCCCTCGCTCGGCGCGGCGCTCGCGGCCGGGAGCCGGGCGACCGAAGACGCCATCGCCGGCGCGCTGGCCGATCGCACCGATGCGGGGTCCGCGCGCATCGTCGCGGCATCCGTCATCGCCGCGCTGAACACCGCGCTCCTGGCGTGGTCACTGGGGGACGACCCCGATCCGGGCACGGCGCTGCGGGCGGCGGCACACGCGATGGACGCCGGCTGA
- a CDS encoding NAD-dependent epimerase/dehydratase family protein, giving the protein MSRIVVTGGAGRLGRSLVAGLAAAGHELTSLDRTRADALALPGVEQVAVDLTDPDAASRAIAAARADALVHLAAIAVPFSAPEDVILRTNATLALNVLSAGIEAGIPKLVTASSPTVLGYGAPTGWLPDRFPLDEDTPPRPWNAYALSKHLGEQTIAMLARQTGDATRFAAFRPCYVIAPEEWAGAPTQQGHTVLERLDDPALSAPALFNYVDARDVATFIDTLLDALGDIPNAEVFFVGADDALAREPLARLLPQFVPGSDELAAGLTGTAPAFSNAKAGRLLGWRPAHSWRGALGEAPEPDTASEAFRPARSSRVLSGEERAVSKSARRPGADLPRPERTR; this is encoded by the coding sequence ATGAGCCGCATCGTCGTCACCGGCGGCGCGGGCCGGCTCGGCCGCAGCCTCGTCGCGGGTCTCGCAGCCGCCGGGCATGAGCTGACCTCGCTCGACCGCACGCGGGCCGACGCCCTCGCGCTACCCGGTGTCGAGCAGGTCGCGGTGGACCTGACGGATCCGGATGCCGCGTCCCGCGCGATCGCCGCCGCCCGGGCCGACGCGCTCGTGCACCTGGCGGCGATCGCCGTGCCGTTCAGCGCGCCCGAAGACGTGATCCTCCGCACGAACGCGACGCTCGCGCTGAACGTCCTGTCGGCGGGGATCGAAGCCGGCATCCCGAAGCTCGTGACGGCGTCGAGCCCGACCGTGCTCGGCTACGGCGCGCCGACCGGCTGGCTCCCGGACCGATTCCCCCTCGACGAGGACACACCGCCCCGCCCGTGGAACGCGTACGCGCTGTCGAAGCACCTCGGCGAGCAGACCATCGCGATGCTCGCCCGCCAGACCGGCGATGCGACGCGGTTCGCGGCCTTCCGCCCGTGCTATGTCATCGCGCCCGAGGAGTGGGCGGGCGCGCCGACGCAGCAGGGGCACACCGTGCTCGAACGTCTCGACGACCCGGCCCTCTCGGCGCCGGCGCTTTTCAACTACGTCGACGCGCGCGACGTCGCGACGTTCATCGACACGCTGCTCGACGCGCTCGGCGACATCCCGAACGCCGAGGTGTTCTTCGTCGGCGCCGACGACGCGCTCGCGCGCGAGCCGCTCGCGCGCCTGCTGCCGCAGTTCGTGCCCGGCTCGGACGAGCTGGCGGCCGGGCTCACCGGCACCGCCCCCGCGTTCTCGAACGCGAAGGCGGGGCGCCTGCTCGGCTGGCGCCCCGCGCACTCGTGGCGCGGTGCGCTCGGCGAGGCGCCCGAACCCGACACCGCGTCCGAGGCGTTTCGGCCCGCTCGTTCCTCGCGGGTCCTGAGTGGCGAGGAACGAGCCGTATCGAAGAGCGCTCGACGACCGGGTGCGGACCTCCCCCGACCCGAAAGGACGCGCTGA
- a CDS encoding mandelate racemase/muconate lactonizing enzyme family protein, whose protein sequence is MTTDAATPGFAAGPTIARFEARLLRVPLTRPWAADVTSVGVIATHVVRSDGAEGWGFSWTPQIGAEAVHALLTHDITAFAIGRPADPGSEWLALWQHLHEAGGGGITTIAMAGLNLALWDAAVRAHGTSLTGFLGRQRESVRAYGSGVNLHYTQDDLVAQVRRWVDAGFDAVKVKVGKPDVAEDLDRMRAVREVLGPDRALMIDANQRWELDRATRALEVLAEVSPAWIEEPLRADDLYGHVELSKRLAASSGIPIAVGENLHTVYRFDDFLRLGAAQIVQPNIVRVGGITPFLGIAAIAAEYGAAVHPHLLPELSGQLALCLRAVPGVPEPMAEDVEDAGFGRLGALHGPSPVRIADGTLTEVEHAGLGIRFS, encoded by the coding sequence GTGACGACGGATGCCGCGACGCCCGGCTTCGCCGCCGGCCCCACGATCGCCAGGTTCGAGGCGCGGCTGCTGCGCGTGCCCCTCACGCGTCCGTGGGCGGCCGACGTCACCTCGGTCGGTGTGATCGCGACGCACGTCGTGCGCTCGGACGGCGCCGAGGGGTGGGGCTTCTCGTGGACCCCGCAGATCGGGGCGGAGGCGGTGCACGCGCTGCTGACGCACGACATCACCGCGTTCGCGATCGGTCGCCCCGCCGACCCGGGCTCCGAGTGGCTGGCGCTGTGGCAGCACCTCCACGAGGCCGGGGGCGGCGGCATCACGACGATCGCGATGGCGGGGCTCAACCTCGCGCTGTGGGATGCCGCCGTCCGCGCCCACGGCACGTCGCTCACGGGTTTCCTCGGACGACAGCGCGAGAGCGTCCGGGCGTACGGTTCGGGCGTGAACCTCCACTACACGCAGGACGACCTGGTCGCACAGGTGCGGCGCTGGGTCGACGCCGGGTTCGACGCGGTCAAGGTGAAGGTCGGCAAGCCCGACGTCGCCGAAGACCTCGACCGGATGCGCGCCGTGCGCGAGGTGCTCGGCCCCGACCGCGCGCTCATGATCGACGCGAACCAGCGGTGGGAGCTCGACCGCGCGACGCGCGCGCTCGAGGTGCTCGCCGAGGTCTCGCCCGCGTGGATCGAGGAGCCGCTGCGCGCCGACGACCTGTACGGTCACGTCGAGCTGTCGAAGCGCCTCGCGGCGTCGAGCGGCATCCCGATCGCGGTGGGCGAGAACCTCCACACCGTGTACCGGTTCGACGACTTCCTGCGGCTGGGCGCGGCGCAGATCGTGCAGCCGAACATCGTGCGGGTCGGGGGCATCACCCCGTTCCTCGGCATCGCGGCGATCGCGGCCGAGTACGGCGCGGCCGTGCACCCGCACCTGCTGCCCGAGCTGTCGGGACAGCTCGCCCTCTGCCTGCGCGCCGTGCCCGGCGTCCCCGAGCCGATGGCCGAGGACGTCGAAGACGCGGGCTTCGGCCGGCTCGGCGCGCTCCACGGCCCGTCGCCCGTGCGCATCGCCGACGGAACCCTGACCGAGGTCGAGCACGCCGGGCTCGGCATCCGCTTCTCCTGA
- the galE gene encoding UDP-glucose 4-epimerase GalE encodes MTWLVTGGAGYIGAHIVRALADAGLSPVVLDDLSSGHASFVPEGVPFVPGSILDRDLVKRTLRDHDVEGVIHVAGYKYAGVSVRRPLHTYAQNVEGTRVLLEAMEAADVANIVFSSSAAVYGTPDVPLVTEDLPKRPASPYGESKLIGEWLLRDQAIATADSAHPLRHTSLRYFNVVGSGDPSVYDTSPHNLFPLVFEALLDGRTPRINGDDYDTADGTNVRDYVHVADIAAAHVVAAKRLAAGEPVEPAYNLGSQNGLSVREIMDAMARVTGIDFTPQIGPRRAGDPDRIVATGELAARDLAWANRYSVDEMVRSGWEARRAAGA; translated from the coding sequence ATGACCTGGCTCGTGACCGGAGGCGCCGGCTACATCGGCGCCCACATCGTCCGCGCTCTCGCCGATGCGGGACTCTCGCCCGTCGTGCTCGACGACCTGTCGAGCGGGCACGCGTCGTTCGTTCCCGAGGGCGTGCCGTTCGTGCCGGGCTCGATCCTCGACCGCGACCTTGTCAAGCGCACGCTGCGCGATCACGACGTCGAGGGCGTCATCCATGTCGCGGGCTACAAGTACGCCGGGGTCTCGGTGCGCCGCCCTCTGCACACCTACGCGCAGAACGTCGAGGGCACGCGCGTGCTGCTCGAGGCGATGGAGGCGGCGGATGTCGCGAACATCGTGTTCTCGTCGTCGGCCGCGGTGTACGGCACCCCCGACGTGCCGCTCGTCACCGAAGACCTGCCCAAGCGCCCCGCGTCGCCGTACGGCGAGTCGAAGCTCATCGGAGAGTGGCTGCTGCGCGACCAGGCGATCGCGACGGCCGACTCGGCGCACCCCCTGCGTCACACGTCGCTGCGGTACTTCAACGTCGTCGGCTCGGGCGACCCGAGCGTGTACGACACCAGCCCGCACAACCTCTTCCCGCTCGTGTTCGAGGCGCTCCTCGACGGCCGGACGCCGCGAATCAACGGCGACGACTACGACACCGCCGACGGCACCAATGTGCGCGACTACGTACACGTCGCCGACATCGCCGCCGCACACGTCGTGGCGGCGAAGCGGCTCGCGGCGGGCGAGCCGGTGGAGCCCGCGTACAACCTGGGCTCGCAGAACGGGCTGAGCGTGCGCGAGATCATGGACGCGATGGCCCGGGTCACCGGCATCGACTTCACACCCCAGATCGGTCCGCGCCGTGCCGGCGACCCCGACCGCATCGTCGCCACCGGAGAGCTCGCGGCCCGCGACCTCGCGTGGGCCAACCGCTACAGCGTGGACGAGATGGTCCGCTCGGGCTGGGAGGCCCGTCGCGCCGCCGGCGCCTGA
- a CDS encoding 5-dehydro-4-deoxyglucarate dehydratase gives MNFDGILFFPVTPFDADDRVDDDLLRAHVGTALEHAPGGVFPACGTGEFHALSTAEVAQVVRVATETVAGRVPVVAGTGGPLGHAVELARAAADAGADALLVLPPYLVGGPQAGLVAYVEAVAAASDLPVVIYHRANAQYSVDSVRRLARNPKVVGFKDGVGDIGLAQQIVRAVAAEGRDDFAFFNGLLTAELTQGAYRGIGIPLYSSAAFAMIPEVANAYYRAYVSGDEARRAELLDGFYSPLVRLRDETPGFGVSLIKAGLRLGGLAVGSVRAPLVDPTPEQEERLAGILEAGRALL, from the coding sequence GTGAACTTCGACGGCATCCTCTTCTTCCCCGTCACCCCGTTCGACGCCGACGACCGGGTCGACGACGACCTCCTGCGCGCACACGTCGGCACGGCGCTCGAGCACGCGCCTGGCGGCGTGTTCCCGGCGTGCGGCACCGGAGAGTTCCACGCCCTGTCGACCGCCGAGGTCGCGCAGGTCGTGCGCGTCGCGACCGAGACGGTCGCGGGCCGCGTGCCGGTGGTCGCCGGCACCGGCGGTCCGCTCGGGCACGCGGTCGAGCTCGCGCGTGCGGCGGCGGACGCCGGCGCCGACGCGCTGCTCGTGCTGCCGCCGTACCTCGTCGGCGGGCCGCAGGCGGGACTCGTCGCCTACGTCGAGGCGGTGGCCGCGGCATCCGACCTGCCCGTCGTCATCTACCACCGCGCGAACGCGCAGTACTCGGTCGACTCGGTGCGCCGGCTGGCACGCAACCCGAAGGTCGTCGGGTTCAAGGACGGCGTCGGCGACATCGGCCTCGCGCAGCAGATCGTGCGGGCGGTCGCCGCCGAGGGACGCGACGACTTCGCGTTCTTCAACGGTCTCCTCACCGCCGAGCTCACGCAGGGCGCGTACCGCGGCATCGGCATCCCGCTGTACTCGTCGGCGGCGTTCGCGATGATCCCCGAGGTCGCGAACGCGTACTACCGCGCGTACGTCTCGGGCGACGAGGCGCGCCGTGCCGAACTGCTCGACGGCTTCTACTCGCCGCTGGTGCGGCTGCGCGACGAGACCCCCGGCTTCGGCGTCTCCCTCATCAAGGCCGGCCTGCGCCTGGGCGGCCTCGCCGTCGGCTCGGTGCGCGCGCCGCTCGTCGACCCGACGCCCGAGCAGGAGGAGCGGCTCGCCGGGATCCTCGAGGCGGGACGGGCGCTGCTGTGA
- a CDS encoding aldehyde dehydrogenase (NADP(+)): protein MTTTPEELDALANAAAAAAPIWRATDAATRAAWLRAAADALDAHIDELVAIADEETRLGEPRLRGEVGRTTGQLRLFASVVEEGSYLELTVDDADPSAVPPRPDLRRMLVGVGPVAVFSASNFPFAFSVAGGDTASALAAGNPVIVKAHSGHPRLSERTAAIVGEALVAAGAPAGSLALVEGREAGNALVRHPVIQAAGFTGSLGGGRALFDLAAGRPDPIPFYGELGSVNPVVITPAAVAARGEALAQGLVGSFTLGVGQFCTKPGVVFVPEGAGFEELMAGFAAGAAGGPLLTDRITSAFPAGIEHLEADPSVSIVAQGLPAESGAAQPVVLATDAAAVAARPETLLEECFGPVTLLVRYSSEAELLTALHAVPGSLTGTLHSESGDDVAAVLSVLERKAGRVLFAGWPTGVAVTWSQQHGGPWPATTSLHTSVGATAIRRFLRPIVFQDAPAALLPPVLRDESLTTLPHRRNGVLQVP from the coding sequence ATGACCACCACCCCTGAAGAGCTCGACGCCCTCGCGAATGCCGCCGCTGCTGCGGCCCCGATCTGGCGGGCGACGGATGCCGCGACCCGCGCCGCGTGGCTGCGCGCGGCCGCGGACGCCCTCGACGCGCACATCGACGAGCTCGTCGCGATCGCCGACGAGGAGACGCGGCTCGGCGAGCCCCGCCTGCGCGGCGAGGTGGGCCGCACCACCGGGCAGCTCCGGCTGTTCGCCTCGGTCGTGGAGGAGGGCTCGTACCTCGAACTCACCGTCGACGACGCCGATCCGTCGGCGGTGCCGCCGCGGCCGGACCTGCGACGCATGCTCGTCGGCGTCGGACCCGTCGCGGTGTTCTCGGCCTCGAACTTCCCGTTCGCGTTCTCGGTCGCCGGCGGCGACACCGCGTCGGCCCTCGCGGCCGGCAACCCGGTCATCGTGAAGGCGCACTCGGGGCATCCGCGCCTGTCGGAGCGCACCGCCGCGATCGTCGGCGAGGCCCTCGTCGCCGCGGGCGCCCCCGCCGGCTCGCTCGCGCTCGTCGAAGGGCGAGAGGCCGGCAACGCCCTGGTGCGGCATCCGGTCATCCAGGCCGCCGGCTTCACCGGCTCGCTCGGCGGCGGCCGTGCCCTGTTCGATCTCGCCGCCGGGCGTCCCGACCCCATCCCGTTCTACGGCGAGCTGGGCTCGGTCAACCCGGTCGTGATCACGCCGGCCGCCGTCGCCGCGCGCGGCGAGGCGCTCGCGCAGGGGCTCGTCGGATCGTTCACCCTCGGCGTCGGTCAGTTCTGCACGAAGCCCGGCGTCGTGTTCGTGCCGGAGGGCGCCGGCTTCGAAGAGCTCATGGCGGGCTTCGCGGCAGGCGCCGCGGGCGGACCCCTGCTCACCGACCGCATCACATCGGCGTTCCCGGCAGGCATCGAGCACCTCGAAGCCGACCCGTCGGTGTCGATCGTCGCGCAGGGTCTTCCGGCGGAGTCGGGCGCCGCCCAGCCGGTGGTGCTGGCGACGGATGCCGCGGCCGTCGCCGCGCGCCCCGAGACGCTCCTCGAGGAGTGCTTCGGGCCGGTCACCCTCCTGGTGCGCTACTCGTCGGAGGCCGAGCTGCTCACCGCGCTGCACGCGGTGCCGGGATCGCTCACCGGCACGCTGCACTCCGAGTCGGGCGACGACGTCGCCGCGGTGCTCTCGGTGCTCGAGCGCAAGGCCGGCCGTGTGCTCTTCGCCGGGTGGCCGACGGGCGTCGCCGTGACGTGGTCGCAGCAGCACGGCGGACCGTGGCCCGCCACCACCTCGCTGCACACCTCGGTGGGCGCCACCGCGATCCGGCGCTTCCTGCGCCCGATCGTCTTCCAGGACGCCCCGGCGGCCCTGCTGCCTCCCGTGCTGCGCGACGAGTCGCTCACGACGCTGCCGCACCGCCGCAACGGCGTGCTGCAGGTGCCCTGA
- the galT gene encoding galactose-1-phosphate uridylyltransferase, whose protein sequence is MPGNATDAVTLGAGVVKRPTRLADGRELIYYDDPGTALGAERAVDSRELAPRPATATMRRDVLTGDWVSIAAARQNRAFLPPAELDPLAPQTPTNPSEVPSRYDVAVFENKSPSFGPALAAALGDAPAGEDAPRGVDDLDAPGLGRTRTSVGRCEVVCFSPEHEGSFGSLTPTRARTVIEAWADRTAALSALPGVEQVFPFENRGEAIGVTLPHPHGQIYAYPYITPRTTSLLASIEREGPDLFARILEFERAGERVILEGEHWTAFVPFAARWPIEIHLLPHRQVADFAGTTDAERDELATLYLRLLRGVDALYDSPTPYIAAWHQAPVHRGRDTVRLHLQLTSPRRAADKLKFLAGSEAAMGAWIGDIPPESAAARLREAVASIPEETL, encoded by the coding sequence ATGCCTGGAAACGCGACGGATGCCGTCACCCTCGGCGCCGGTGTCGTCAAACGCCCGACGCGCCTCGCCGACGGCCGCGAGCTGATCTACTACGACGATCCGGGCACAGCTCTCGGCGCGGAGCGCGCGGTCGATTCGCGCGAGCTCGCCCCGCGGCCCGCCACAGCGACGATGCGCCGCGACGTGCTCACCGGCGACTGGGTCTCGATCGCCGCCGCGCGGCAGAACCGCGCGTTCCTCCCTCCGGCCGAGCTCGACCCGCTCGCGCCGCAGACCCCGACGAACCCGTCCGAGGTGCCCTCGCGTTACGACGTGGCGGTGTTCGAGAACAAGTCGCCCTCGTTCGGCCCCGCGCTCGCGGCCGCGCTCGGCGATGCGCCGGCGGGCGAGGACGCCCCGCGCGGCGTCGACGACCTCGACGCACCCGGCCTCGGCCGCACCCGCACGAGCGTCGGGCGATGCGAGGTGGTGTGCTTCAGCCCCGAGCACGAGGGGTCGTTCGGATCCCTCACCCCGACCCGCGCGCGCACGGTCATCGAGGCATGGGCCGATCGCACCGCGGCGCTGTCGGCGCTGCCCGGCGTCGAGCAGGTGTTCCCGTTCGAGAACCGCGGCGAGGCCATCGGCGTGACCCTCCCGCACCCGCACGGCCAGATCTACGCCTACCCCTACATCACCCCGCGCACCACGAGCCTCCTCGCGTCGATCGAGCGCGAGGGACCCGACCTCTTCGCGAGGATCCTCGAGTTCGAGCGCGCCGGCGAACGCGTCATCCTCGAGGGCGAGCACTGGACGGCGTTCGTGCCGTTCGCGGCGCGCTGGCCGATCGAGATCCACCTGCTGCCCCACCGTCAGGTCGCCGACTTCGCCGGGACGACGGATGCCGAGCGCGACGAGCTCGCAACGCTCTATCTGCGTCTGCTCCGGGGTGTCGACGCGCTCTACGACTCGCCCACGCCGTATATCGCGGCGTGGCACCAGGCGCCGGTGCACCGCGGTCGCGACACCGTGCGCCTGCACCTGCAGCTGACCTCGCCGCGCCGGGCCGCCGACAAGCTCAAGTTCCTGGCGGGCTCGGAGGCCGCCATGGGCGCATGGATCGGCGACATCCCGCCCGAGTCCGCCGCCGCGCGCCTGCGCGAGGCCGTCGCATCGATCCCGGAGGAGACCCTGTGA